A single window of Vigna unguiculata cultivar IT97K-499-35 chromosome 1, ASM411807v1, whole genome shotgun sequence DNA harbors:
- the LOC114175644 gene encoding thioredoxin-like protein Clot, whose product MPLKVVEATVSSFDGVFEKFRSEAAGNKANLILFLADNDPATSLSWCPDCVRAEPVIYKKLEASSDDIALLRAYVGDRPTWRNPQHPWRVDPRFKLTGVPTLIRWENDTVKGRLEDHEAHVESKIEALVADK is encoded by the exons atgccGTTGAAGGTGGTGGAGGCAACAGTGTCGAGTTTTGATGGTGTTTTTGAGAAGTTCCGATCAGAGGCTGCAGGAAACAAGGCGAATCTCATCCTCTTCTTGGCTGACAATGACCCTGCCACCTCTCTCAGTTGGTGCCCTG ATTGTGTGAGAGCAGAACCTGTGATCTACAAGAAGCTGGAGGCTTCATCTGATGACATAGCACTTTTGAGAGCTTATGTTGGAGATAGACCAACATGGAGAAACCCCCAGCATCCATGGAGGGTGGATCCTAGGTTCAAGCTCACTGGGGTGCCAACATTGATCCGTTGGGAGAATGACACAGTCAAAGGTCGCTTGGAGGATCATGAAGCTCACGTTGAAAGCAAAATTGAAGCTCTTGTTGCTGACAAGTGA